Proteins co-encoded in one Paraburkholderia edwinii genomic window:
- a CDS encoding pyrimidine 5'-nucleotidase has protein sequence MRHAHKRRRPKIEAGNPVWLFDLDNTLHRASHAIFPAINTAMTQYIIDALQVEHEEADRLRVGYTQRYGATLLGLARHHPIDPHDFLKVVHTFPGDLRSMLRSERGLARLIAALPGRKIVLTNGPQAYAHAVLAELRIGRLFERVIAVEHMRDRRGWRAKPDPAMLRKALRDAHVRAADAILVEDTRGHLKSYKRLGLGTVWIVGHLPRRTGADGVPARLPGTGRPHYVDRRIRSLKSLRLGNRSARLKGRQTCSRSASMTRP, from the coding sequence ATGCGCCACGCTCACAAGAGACGCCGCCCGAAGATCGAAGCCGGCAACCCGGTCTGGCTGTTCGACCTCGACAACACCTTGCACCGTGCGTCGCACGCCATCTTCCCCGCCATCAACACCGCGATGACGCAGTACATCATCGATGCGCTGCAAGTCGAACACGAAGAAGCCGACCGGCTGCGTGTCGGCTACACGCAACGTTATGGCGCGACGCTGCTCGGTCTTGCACGTCATCACCCGATCGATCCTCACGATTTTCTGAAAGTTGTCCACACGTTCCCCGGCGATCTGCGCTCGATGCTGCGCAGCGAACGCGGCCTCGCGCGGCTGATCGCCGCGCTGCCGGGCCGCAAGATCGTGCTGACAAACGGCCCGCAAGCCTACGCGCACGCGGTGCTCGCCGAATTGCGCATCGGGCGTCTGTTCGAGCGCGTGATCGCCGTCGAGCATATGCGCGACCGGCGCGGCTGGCGCGCGAAGCCCGACCCGGCGATGCTGCGCAAGGCGCTGCGCGATGCACACGTGCGCGCAGCGGACGCGATTCTCGTCGAAGACACGCGCGGCCACCTCAAAAGCTATAAGCGGCTTGGCCTGGGCACGGTCTGGATTGTCGGGCACCTGCCGCGCCGTACCGGCGCGGACGGCGTTCCGGCGCGGTTGCCGGGCACGGGGCGCCCGCATTATGTCGACCGCCGCATTCGTTCGTTAAAATCGCTACGACTGGGCAACCGCTCGGCGCGACTGAAGGGACGACAGACATGCAGCCGATCCGCAAGCATGACGAGGCCGTAA
- the slmA gene encoding nucleoid occlusion factor SlmA, producing MQPIRKHDEAVTEDQPDQPGTHSIAADGNGQGGRATRLKPGERRVHILQTLAAMLEAPKNEKITTAALAARLGVSEAALYRHFASKAQMFEGLIEFIEQSLFGLINQIVAKEPNGVLQARAIALTLLNFSAKNPGMTRVLTCEALVGEHERLTERVNQILERIETSLKQCLRVGLTEANAQQNGDSTHAAQAVQTASAVSVIEEESVDGVDGERAAPLEPQAIAPDTATAAAPEITVPLPAGYDPAVRANLLLSYIIGRWHRYVRSGFARTPGEHADAQLLLILQ from the coding sequence ATGCAGCCGATCCGCAAGCATGACGAGGCCGTAACCGAAGACCAGCCCGACCAACCTGGAACGCACAGCATCGCCGCCGACGGCAACGGCCAGGGCGGCCGCGCCACACGCCTGAAGCCGGGCGAGCGCCGCGTGCACATTCTGCAAACGCTAGCGGCGATGCTCGAGGCGCCGAAAAACGAAAAGATCACCACCGCCGCGCTGGCCGCGCGGCTAGGCGTCTCCGAAGCGGCGCTGTACCGGCACTTTGCAAGCAAGGCGCAGATGTTCGAGGGGCTGATCGAATTTATCGAGCAGTCGCTCTTCGGCCTGATCAACCAGATCGTCGCGAAGGAGCCGAACGGCGTGCTGCAGGCGCGCGCGATCGCGCTCACGCTGCTCAATTTCTCCGCGAAGAATCCCGGCATGACGCGCGTGCTGACCTGCGAGGCGCTCGTCGGCGAGCACGAGCGGCTGACCGAGCGCGTCAACCAGATACTCGAGCGGATCGAGACGTCGCTGAAGCAATGCCTGCGCGTGGGATTGACGGAAGCGAACGCGCAGCAGAACGGCGACAGCACGCATGCGGCGCAAGCTGTGCAAACGGCGAGCGCGGTAAGCGTGATCGAAGAAGAAAGTGTCGATGGCGTAGACGGCGAGCGCGCCGCACCGCTCGAGCCGCAAGCCATCGCGCCGGATACCGCGACCGCGGCAGCACCTGAAATAACCGTGCCGCTGCCCGCCGGCTACGACCCGGCCGTGCGCGCCAATCTGCTGCTCAGCTATATCATCGGCCGCTGGCACCGCTATGTGCGAAGCGGCTTCGCACGCACACCCGGCGAGCATGCGGACGCGCAGCTGCTTCTGATCCTGCAATGA
- the metX gene encoding homoserine O-succinyltransferase MetX: MESIGIVAPQKMHFNEPLPLQSGSSLADYDLMVETYGTLNSERSNAVLVCHALNASHHVAGVYADNPKDVGWWDNMVGPGKPLDTNRFFVIGVNNLGSCFGSTGPMSIDPSTGRPYGASFPVVTVEDWVNAQARVADAFGIERFAAVMGGSLGGMQALAWSTMYPDRVAHCIVVASTPKLSAQNIAFNEVARSAILSDPDFHGGDYYAHGVKPKRGLRVARMIGHITYLSDDDMAAKFGRALRRAEGALDVYNFSFDVEFEVESYLRYQGDKFADYFDANTYLLITRALDYFDPAKAFDGDLTAALAHTKAKYLIASFTTDWRFAPARSRELVKALLDHKRHVTYGEIDAPHGHDAFLLDDARYHNLMRAYYERIAAEVNA; this comes from the coding sequence ATGGAATCGATCGGGATCGTCGCTCCACAAAAAATGCATTTCAACGAGCCGCTGCCACTGCAAAGCGGCAGCTCGCTCGCCGACTACGACCTCATGGTCGAAACCTACGGCACGCTTAATAGCGAGCGCAGCAACGCGGTGCTCGTCTGCCACGCGCTGAACGCGTCGCATCATGTGGCGGGCGTCTATGCCGACAATCCGAAGGACGTCGGCTGGTGGGACAACATGGTCGGGCCCGGCAAGCCGCTCGATACGAACCGCTTCTTCGTGATCGGCGTGAATAACCTCGGCTCGTGCTTCGGCTCGACCGGACCGATGAGCATCGACCCGTCGACAGGCCGCCCGTACGGCGCGAGCTTTCCCGTCGTCACGGTCGAAGACTGGGTGAACGCGCAGGCGCGCGTGGCCGACGCATTCGGCATCGAGCGCTTCGCCGCGGTGATGGGCGGCAGCCTCGGCGGCATGCAGGCGCTCGCGTGGAGCACGATGTACCCGGACCGCGTCGCGCACTGCATCGTGGTGGCGTCGACGCCGAAGCTGTCCGCACAGAACATCGCGTTCAACGAAGTCGCGCGCTCGGCGATCCTGTCGGATCCGGATTTCCATGGCGGCGACTACTACGCGCACGGCGTGAAGCCGAAGCGGGGCTTGCGCGTCGCACGGATGATCGGCCACATCACATATCTGTCGGACGACGATATGGCGGCGAAATTCGGCCGTGCGCTACGACGTGCCGAAGGCGCGCTCGACGTCTACAACTTCAGCTTCGACGTCGAATTCGAAGTGGAGTCCTATCTGCGCTACCAGGGCGACAAGTTCGCCGACTACTTCGACGCGAACACCTATTTGCTGATCACACGCGCGCTCGACTACTTCGATCCGGCCAAAGCCTTCGACGGCGACCTGACCGCGGCGCTCGCGCACACCAAGGCGAAATACCTGATCGCGAGCTTCACGACTGACTGGCGCTTTGCGCCCGCGCGCTCGCGCGAGCTCGTGAAGGCGCTGCTCGATCACAAGCGCCACGTGACGTATGGCGAAATCGACGCGCCGCACGGCCACGACGCATTTCTGCTCGACGACGCGCGCTATCACAACCTGATGCGCGCCTACTACGAACGCATCGCGGCAGAGGTGAACGCATGA
- the metW gene encoding methionine biosynthesis protein MetW has product MNQQAFEFLSSRADFRAIARWVEPRATVLDLGCGDGSLLSLLAEELEVQGYGIEINDAGVLAATKNGVNVIQQNLEDGLRLFEDGSFDFAILSQTLQTIHQTAAILRETVRVGKECIVSFPNFGYWSHRLAVVQGRMPVSKSLPYQWHNTPNVRVLTIKDFEALAPEVGIEILDRVVLHGGQTVRWGVNWRGSLAVYRVKKI; this is encoded by the coding sequence ATGAACCAGCAAGCCTTCGAATTCCTCTCGTCGCGCGCAGACTTCCGCGCGATCGCGCGCTGGGTCGAGCCGCGCGCGACAGTGCTGGACCTCGGCTGCGGCGACGGCTCGCTGCTCTCGCTGCTGGCCGAAGAACTCGAGGTGCAGGGGTACGGCATCGAGATCAACGACGCGGGCGTGCTGGCCGCCACGAAAAACGGCGTCAACGTAATCCAGCAGAATCTCGAAGACGGCTTGCGCCTCTTCGAGGACGGCAGCTTCGATTTCGCGATCCTGTCGCAGACGCTGCAGACCATTCATCAGACCGCGGCGATCCTGCGCGAGACGGTGCGCGTCGGCAAGGAGTGCATCGTGTCGTTCCCGAACTTCGGCTACTGGTCGCATCGGCTGGCCGTCGTACAGGGTCGGATGCCGGTATCGAAATCGCTGCCTTATCAATGGCACAACACGCCGAACGTGCGTGTGCTGACCATTAAAGATTTCGAAGCGCTCGCACCCGAAGTGGGCATTGAAATTCTCGATCGCGTCGTGCTGCACGGTGGCCAGACCGTACGTTGGGGCGTGAACTGGCGTGGTAGTCTTGCGGTCTATCGCGTCAAGAAAATCTAA
- a CDS encoding AmpG family muropeptide MFS transporter, whose amino-acid sequence MSNPPHEAPALNAHEEHTGWRAFLNTRMLICVFLGFTSGLPLFTLVYLVQAWLRSEGVNLKEIGLFALIQFPYTWKFVWAPLMDRFIPRLPGWRPGRRRGWMLVTQILVAGAIASLGIVSPRDSIWTVAALTALVAFFGASQDIVIDAYRRELLHDTEQGLGNAVHVNAYKIAALVPGSLALILSDHLPWATVFAFTAAFMLPGMIMTLVVREPEVHGTPPKNLREAIVEPFREFILRDGWLGALFVLGFIFLYKLGDVMATTLSTSFFLDIGFSRTEIGVIAKTTAFGASLAGGIIGGIWLMKIGIGRGLWIFGFLQMVSTLGFAWLAQFGHGAAEAPMYQFVASISQTVTQLMSSLGMSGSVQLDPKLFALAIVYGFETFATGLTLAAFTAYIASTTDPRYTATQFALFTSLSSVPRTLASAASGYVVAQFGWFHYFIACTVLAVPGMLLLFRIAPWRRPS is encoded by the coding sequence ATGTCGAACCCGCCACACGAGGCGCCCGCACTTAACGCTCACGAAGAACATACCGGCTGGCGCGCGTTCCTGAACACGCGCATGCTGATCTGCGTGTTTCTCGGCTTTACGTCGGGTCTGCCGCTTTTCACGCTCGTCTATCTGGTGCAGGCGTGGCTGCGCTCCGAAGGCGTCAATCTGAAGGAAATCGGCCTCTTTGCGCTGATTCAATTTCCGTATACGTGGAAATTCGTCTGGGCACCGCTGATGGACCGCTTTATCCCGCGTCTGCCGGGATGGCGGCCGGGACGGCGGCGCGGCTGGATGCTCGTCACGCAGATTCTCGTGGCCGGCGCTATCGCATCGCTGGGCATCGTGTCGCCGCGCGATTCGATCTGGACCGTCGCCGCGCTCACGGCCCTCGTTGCGTTCTTCGGCGCGAGCCAGGACATCGTGATCGATGCATACCGGCGCGAACTGCTGCACGACACGGAACAAGGGCTCGGCAACGCGGTGCATGTGAACGCCTACAAGATCGCGGCGCTCGTGCCCGGTTCGCTGGCGCTGATTCTGTCCGACCATCTGCCGTGGGCCACCGTGTTCGCGTTTACCGCGGCATTCATGCTGCCGGGCATGATCATGACGCTCGTCGTACGCGAACCTGAAGTGCACGGCACGCCGCCAAAGAATCTGCGCGAGGCGATCGTCGAGCCGTTCCGCGAATTCATTCTGCGCGACGGCTGGCTCGGCGCGCTGTTCGTGCTCGGCTTTATCTTTCTCTACAAGCTCGGCGATGTGATGGCGACCACGCTGTCCACTTCGTTCTTCCTCGACATCGGTTTTTCGCGCACCGAAATCGGCGTGATCGCGAAAACGACCGCCTTCGGCGCGAGTCTCGCGGGCGGCATTATCGGCGGCATCTGGCTGATGAAGATCGGCATCGGCCGCGGGCTATGGATCTTCGGATTCCTGCAGATGGTGTCGACGCTCGGCTTCGCGTGGCTTGCACAGTTCGGCCATGGCGCAGCCGAAGCGCCGATGTATCAGTTCGTGGCGTCGATCAGCCAGACGGTGACGCAGCTGATGTCGTCGCTTGGCATGAGCGGGAGCGTGCAGCTCGATCCGAAGCTTTTTGCGCTCGCAATCGTCTATGGGTTCGAGACCTTCGCGACCGGGCTGACGCTCGCGGCATTCACCGCGTATATCGCAAGCACGACCGACCCGCGTTATACGGCCACGCAGTTCGCGCTCTTTACGAGTCTGTCTTCGGTGCCGCGCACGCTCGCGTCGGCGGCGAGCGGCTACGTTGTCGCACAGTTCGGCTGGTTCCATTACTTCATTGCATGCACCGTTCTCGCCGTGCCCGGTATGCTACTTTTGTTCCGGATAGCGCCGTGGAGGAGACCGTCGTGA